In Candidatus Zixiibacteriota bacterium, the genomic window GAGGCCATTTGTGATGACTGTAAATAGACCGTTTTTCTGCGCGATCGTCGAAAACACCTCTGGTCTGATACTCTTTATGGGATCCATAGTCGATCCCTAGCAGGCAATATGATGCTCGTTGCTGTGACCGCGTTGACGTTCGCGGCCACACGGTAGATCGCGCAGCCGCGCATTTACAGGCCGCAGGCCTGTCATCCCCGTGCAGACGGGGAACCATTGTCGGCAGCGCGTTGATTCGTGAAACCGTCAGGATCTCCTCACTTCGTTCGGACTTGCTATCACGTAAAGCGTGATGCAAGCAGGGATCACTGACCTACACCGCCCGGAATATCGACCGCATAACTCCAAGATCGCAATATTCGTCCGATATTTCGCTTTTATTTTGACATATATTATGTTATACTACAATGTTACTTACTGCATAAAAGTGGTCATATCTTCGCTGTACTCGGTAACTTGTGTGGACTGCGAAATAGAAAATATAATGTTAAGATTCAACACTCTTACGAAACGGAGGAGGTCGTGAAGACGCACGCTACCGCCCGCCTCGTGTTCGCATTTGTGCTAATGCTGTTAGTCAGCAGCGCATTTGCAGCACAGTCTTACAAACTGAGTGATTCACCCTCTGGCGTGACTCTTCTGAGTCAGGACCGGAATGGTCTCACAATGAGCCTTGAGGTTGGAGAGCTTCTGTTTACGCCCATCGAAACCAAAGAAGGCTCGTTCACGATGCTTTCGATCACGGACTTCACACGTTCGTACAACATCGGTGAACCGAATCTTCCAATGGCTAACCGCCTGATTTCTATTCCTTACGGCTGCGAACTCGATGTGAAAGTCATCGATTTCGAGTCGGAAGAAATCAGCCTTGACAAGCTCGACATTTTCGACCGGATCATTCCTGCACAGGAGCCATTGTCGAAATCGGATGATCCAGCCGATATACCATTCGAGTTCAATGCCTCCTCATATGAGCAGTCCGGTTTCTACGGTCTCCCGCTCGCAGAAGGCGAAATCAAAGGCGTAATGCGCAATGTCAGACTCGGCATGGTGAAATTCTCTCCTGTTGAATACAATCCAACGGAGAACACCATCAGAGTATATAAGAGAGTCGTTGTCAAGGTCGACTATGTTGGCGCCGACTGGACCAAAACCGAGACGGTTTTCGATGAGGGCTACTCGCCCGTATTCGAGGCTGCGTACAGCAAAATCATCAACTATCAGCCTGCACTTCTCAGCAGTGGCAAGGATGACCTCACGCGCTATCCGATCAAATACGTCATCGTGTCGGACAGGATGTTCGAAGCACAGCTTCAGCCTTTCATTGAGTGGAAAATCAAGAAGGGATTCGAAGTCATCGAGGCCTACACCGATGTGATCGGAACATCAAACACGGCTATCAAGAACTATCTGCAGAACCTTTATAATACAGAGACTCCGAAGCCATCGTTCGTACTGCTCGTCGGTGACGATCAGGAGATACAGGCATTCAGCGGTTCGGCAGGATCGCACATCACGGACATGAAGTTCGTGGAATTTACAGGCGACTGGTTCCCGGAGATATACTGGGGACGTTTCTCGGCGCATACCACCGCCCTGTTGCAGCCGCAGATCGACAAGACGCTCGAATACGAACGTTACGAGATGCCCGATCCGAGCTATCTCGGTGAAGTGACCATGATTGCCGGTGTCGACGGGACGTACGCGATCACGCACGGCAACGGTCAGATCAATTACGGTACGAATCTTTATTTCAATGCCGCGCACGGCATCTATTCGAACACATGGCTCTATCCGGCATCAGCGGATGGTGGTGCCGCTGCTGCGATCATTCAGACGATCAATGACGGCTTATGTTTTGCCAACTATACTGCACATTGCGGTCATACGGAGTGGAGCAACCCGAACGTTAACACAGGTGATATCCAGGGATTCACTAACAACCACAAGTGGCTGCTGGCAGTCGGAAACTGCTGCCTTTCGAACACATTCGGCGACGATTATTCCACGCCCTGCTGGGGCGAGGTATTCTTACAGGAGCCGAACAAAGGCGGTATCGGATATATAGGTGGCACAAACTCAACCTACTGGGATGAAGATTACTGGTGGGGTGTTGGATATGGCCCAGTCGTAGGCGGAGGACCGACATATGAGCAGACCGGTCTAGGAGCCTATGACGGCGTATTCCATGACCACGGCGAGCCACTGAATCAACACTATGTCACGAACTACGCTATTGCCTATGTCGGCAACATGGCCGTGACTGAATCAGGCTCGAGCAGGGAGCAGTATTACTGGGAAATTTACGAACTGATGGGCGACCCGTCGGTGATGACTTACATGGGCGTACCCGCTGTCAACCCGGTGGTTCATCCGTCGACGATCATGTTGACGGCGCCTACCGTATCGGTACAGGCCGACCCATTTTCCTACGTCGGCATCTCCATTGACGGTGAACTCAAGGGTGCGGCGTTTGTCGATGCTTCCGGCACTGTCGAAATTCCGGTGACGGCGTTCGCAGCGCCGGGCGTTGCAGATATCGTGGTAACCGCCCAGAATCGTCAGCCATACATCTCGACCATCCAGGTCATTACACCGGATGGACCATACGTGATTTACGATTCATACGTCATAAACGACGCGGCCGGCAATAACAATGGTGTGATGGATGCTGCTGAAAGCATAGTCCTCGGCGTGCAGGTCAAGAATGTCGGTCCCGATGATGCTCTGGATGTTGTGGCGACACTATCGACCGGCGATGGATATGTGACTATGATCGATGACACTGAGGCCTACGGCACAGTGCTTGGCAACGAAGGTACGGCATATAGCGCCGACGCATTCGCGTTCGACATCGCGGGCAATACGCCTGACGGTCGCTTCATAACATTTGATCTGACTGTGAGCGGAGTTGAGAAGCTGATATGGGAGAGCCATTTCAGCATTCAGGTGCATGCACCTAATATCAACCAGCTATCGATCACGATTGACGATGCAACCGGCAACATGAACGGTATTCTCGACCCGGGTGAGACGGCGAACATTATCGTAACGCTCGAAAACTCCGGTTCAGGGGATGCGACAAACGTAACTGCGGATCTGTCAGAGAACGATCAGTTCCTGTCGGTTTCGGATGCCTCAGCGGTCTTCGGTGACTTACCCGGCGGCGGCGGTGTCGTCGATAACTCCGCCGACGTGTTCACAGTTTCCGCGGATGCAAGCTGCCCGCAAGGTTATGCGGTGTCCATGAATATGGCCCTCACCGGCGATCTCGGATTTTTCACCAATATCGATCTGATGATCACAGTCGGTGACAGAGTCGCATTCTACTATGACGACTTCGCGTTTGATCAGGGCTGGTCCGGCCTCGGAGGGACAGCCGAATGGACGATTGGCTCTCCACAGGGTGCCGGAGGCGATCCGTCTCTCGATCATTCGCCAACCGCAGACAACCAGGTGCTTGGAAATGACCTTACCTCAAATGGCCAGTACAACAACAGCATTCCGAGCACTCAGTGGGTCTACTCTCCGATTATTGACTGTTCAGACTATGCGAGCATAGAAATGCGTTACTGGCACTTGCTCGGGATAGAGTCATCCAGCTATGACCATGCATATTTCGAGGTTTACGATGGAACCATGTGGCAACAGCTCTTTTCGAGCGGCGCGACAAACCAGGAGACATCGTGGAACGAGGAGTTCATAGATATGTCTCAGTACGCTGATGCTAACCCGGCCTTCCAGATCCGGTTCGGACTTGGACCGACTGATGGCTCGGTTACATATAGCGGGTGGAATATAGACGATATCGAGCTCAAAGGCTACTTCCAGGGAATGGGCGGAACGCCGATTCTTGATCTCGCTCCCGCCGCATTCTTGGATAGCCTCGTCGGCGGCGAAATTGTCGAGCATACGCTTCTTGTGAAAAACCCCGGCGACGGCACTCTCCGTGTCAGATTCAGCCCGGCAGTTGGCTGGATTTCATGCGTCAGCGAGAATAACTACATCGCTCCGGGCGACAGTATCGATTTCCCATTCACGGTTAATTCGGGAAGTCTCGTGGCGGGACTGAATGTCGGTGCATTGGCGTACACGTCGAATGTCCCAGGCAACATGACCGGTAGCGTGCCGGTGAATGTGTTCATATATCCGCCTGATCTCCTTCTCCCCGAGACGGCATGCGTCGACAGCCTGGTTGAAGACGAAACTGCTGCGCATTCGTTCTACGTTAAGAACGTAGGTGACGGCAACCTGAACATCGAGTTCAGCCCCGGTGCAACCTGGCTGTCCTGCTCAACTTCCGATTTCGATGTAGCTCCGGGTGACAGCGCAGAGTTCCCGTTCTCGATTGATGCGGCCGGTATGACGCCGGGTGATCATGTCGGGACCTTGAACTACAGCAGCAATGATCCTGATGACCTCACGGGAACGGTCGGTGTCAATCTCTACATATATGCACCGGTCATGGAGTTGAGTCAGACTTCTATTACCGAGACGCTCCAGGGCGGCGAGCAGATGGTCGTGCCGCTAACGATCAACAACACCGGCCCCGGAGTTCTGCACTACACTGTTGGCTGCACGATGTTCGATATGAAAGCAATGACAGTCGAGGGCGGCAAGTCAACGTTCCGAGGCGAGATGCTCACTCTCGCGGATGAGGTTCGGGAGCCGATCGGATACAGAAGCGCTGATCCTGACAAGACTCCCGATCTCGAAGAACCATATTTCGGCCCACAGGATAAAGGTACCGGTGGCCCGGATGCCTACGGTTATCTATGGATTGACTCCGATGAACCGGGTGGTCCTGCTTTCAATTGGGTCGATATTTCGACAGTAGGCACTGCAATTGCGCTCGGCGATGATCAGGCAGTCGGACCGATGGCGATCGGATTCACATTCCCGTTCTACGAGAATGCATATAACGAGTTGTATTTCAGCTCCAACGGCATCATCACATTCGGTGCAGGCTACACGACGACCAGCAACACAGTGCTCCCGTACTCCAATGTACCGAACAACATGATCTCTATGTGGTGGGATGATCTTGATCCCGAAGAGGCGGGAAATGTCTACTACTATTATGACAGCGCCAACAATCGGTTCATCATCAGCTTTGTAGGGATCAGGAACTATCAGAATCCAAGTGGTACCGGATCGCTGACATTCCAGGCGATTCTGTATCAGACGGGAAGAATTGTTCTGCAGTACGGGACAATGGATCCGGGTGAAGATGCGTACGGTCTCGCAGGCGCGACTGTCGGCATCGAGAACTCTGCAGGCAATGATGGCTTAACGGTTGTCTATAATGCCGCGTACATGCATGACAATCTCGCTATCACCTTTAGCAACAGCTCATGGCTTTCCGCAGGTCCGGAATCCGGAACCATCCAGCCGGGTGGCAGCGGTGTCATCGACGTGCTCCTTAATGCAGGCGATCTTGAGGATGGCCCATATACCGGTCAGGTCGGTATTGGCAGCAACGATCCGCTGAATCCTTCGATGCTGGTTCCGGTCACGATGATTGTGGGCGGAAGCTCGAACATGCCGCCGATCATAACTGAGATTGGACCGCAAACAGTGATGGAAGGTGAAAACCTGAACTTCACGGTTATCGCAAGCGATCCGGACGGCCAGATACCTGCTCTGATTGCGCAGGATGTGCCGGAGAATGCTACATTCCTCGATAACGAGGATGGCACCGGAACATTCGACTTCAATCCGGACATCAGACAATCGGGTGTCTACTATGTCATATTCATTGCGTCTGATGGCGAGCTTGCCGACACATTAACCGTCGAAGTAAGTGTCGAGAATGCCGATGTGATCTGCGGTGACGCGGACGGCGCATCCGAAGTCGACATTGACGACGCGGTATTTCTGATTGGCTACATCTTCGCGGGCGGACCGGCTCCTGATCCTATTGAGGTTGGGGATGTTGACTGTTCTGGCGCTGTTGATATTGACGATGCAGTCTATGTGATAGCGTACATTTTCGCGAGCGGCCCCGAGCCATGCGCGAACTGCCCGATGAAGATCGAAGCAGAGCGTGGGAAGACTGTGAAGGTGTCGCTGAAATAGAGCGATAGATCATTTCGAATAGAAGGAGCTGCCAGTCAATGGCGGCTCCTTTTGTTTGCGAACATGTCAGCCCTGAATACTCATGCATGATAATGCTCGAACTGCAGTCCAGCCTTGACGTATAAGCCATCAATGGCTACGTTGCATTCTTGAATGCGATTTCAAGTGTGTGACATTTCGCACGAGGATATCGAATGCGTAAGCGATTTATCCGAAGTCTTGAAGAGATTTCAATGAATGCGCTGCCCGCCATGCAGACAGTCTACTATGACGGCTGGGTGCTGAGATTTAGCAATGGCTATACGCGGAGGTCAAACTCGATCAATCCGTTATACTCGTCGCACATTGATCTCGATGAGAAGATTGAAAAGTGCGAGAGTATCTACCGCGCCAAAGGACTTCAGGTCGTGTTTAAGTTGACCGACGCTGCTATTCCTGAAAATCTTGAATCGAAGCTTGTCGATAAAGGATATGTGCCGGCGGTGGGTTCGCCGGTGAGCATTCAGCTCCTTGAGCTCAACGATGTTACAGAATTATCTGCACATGACGTTGTGAGAATCGAGGTGTGGTCGGAGCAGTGGCAGGCTGAATTCTCGCGGCTAAATAAGGTCGATGAGCGGCACTCCGGGACTCTTG contains:
- a CDS encoding GNAT family N-acetyltransferase, which gives rise to MRKRFIRSLEEISMNALPAMQTVYYDGWVLRFSNGYTRRSNSINPLYSSHIDLDEKIEKCESIYRAKGLQVVFKLTDAAIPENLESKLVDKGYVPAVGSPVSIQLLELNDVTELSAHDVVRIEVWSEQWQAEFSRLNKVDERHSGTLGKMLASLVPRCCCFSIMRGGSMVACGLAVLEDEYVGLFDIVADASLRRQGLGRAITVDMLRWGKENGARRSYLQVVHDNEPAVALYAGMGFREVYRYWYLVKD